CAACCAGGCCCCCATGCTGGCTCAGAAAGGCCAGCCGGGCGGCGAATATGAGCTGATACTGGAACTGAAACTGATTGCCGATGTGGCTATTATCGGCTATCCGAATGTGGGCAAATCTTCGCTGCTTTCACTGCTTACCGCGGCCAAACCCAGGGTGGCTAATTACCCGTTTACTACTCTTTCGCCGGTAATGGGGGTGGTGGAAAGGACAGAGGGTACATTTGTTATGGCGGAAGTACCCGGTCTTATTGAAGACGCCCATCTGGGCAGGGGGCTGGGGCATGACTTTTTACGCCATATTTCCCGTACCCGTATGGTTATCCATTTGCTGGACGGGACTTCGGATAACCCCATAGATGATATGATAAAGGTCAACAGCGAGCTGTACCTTTATGACGCCTCTTTGTCGGAACGCCCCCAGGTGGTGGCGGTAAACAAAATAGATGACGAACTGGTGCAGCTTAGACGTGAAGAGCTGACCGAGACTTTTAAAGAAGCCGGGCTGGAGGTATTTTTTATTTCAGCTCTGACGGGCGAAGGGGTGGAGGTGCTTTTGGATAAAGTAGCTGAAAAGCTGGCTATTCTTAAAGCGGCAGATGCACCTGAAACAGAAACTGACCAGGAAATCAAGGTATTCCGGCCTGCCCCCAAGGGCAAAATGGGTTTCCATATAACCCGCCTGGAAGACGGCTGGCAG
This sequence is a window from Dehalococcoides mccartyi 195. Protein-coding genes within it:
- the obgE gene encoding GTPase ObgE, producing the protein MFDRVEIRIKSGDGGSGKVSFRREKFVPYGGPDGGDGGDGGNVYLEADSGLYSLLNFKHKRVHKAANGENGMGSRCTGHNGADLVIKVPVGTVATIVEENGQKRVLADLAADGDRTLVARGGQGGLGNTHFVSSTNQAPMLAQKGQPGGEYELILELKLIADVAIIGYPNVGKSSLLSLLTAAKPRVANYPFTTLSPVMGVVERTEGTFVMAEVPGLIEDAHLGRGLGHDFLRHISRTRMVIHLLDGTSDNPIDDMIKVNSELYLYDASLSERPQVVAVNKIDDELVQLRREELTETFKEAGLEVFFISALTGEGVEVLLDKVAEKLAILKAADAPETETDQEIKVFRPAPKGKMGFHITRLEDGWQVEAPEIERIIEHSDIEDLEVRRQIMVLLKHRNVQQALIKAGAVIGQKIITGRLEWYL